Proteins from a genomic interval of Bombus affinis isolate iyBomAffi1 chromosome 14, iyBomAffi1.2, whole genome shotgun sequence:
- the LOC126924402 gene encoding protein cereblon isoform X1, whose amino-acid sequence MDANADDDGTHSELEYPENRQNDVEEDYSEENTDETSISTESTFDLTLPATHSYLGHNLEELRGRTILDDGLYVNLPLLVKQSVMLFPGQTLPMTVFDAQTIDMIRTCIENDRTLGVVCLGYDKMVPIGTTAEIYECMYDPDQGFRLKAKGRQRFKILRVIIQGYDKISARVQVLPEITLGPPFLDERIASLDHMRIHPKNEEDFKKQEKVENLDAVVTPWPAWVYRQYDPLRLSLKIRQRLQFIESKGSSIPEDPSDLSFWVAQNLLLDDNERIVLLNYDCAISRLQREIKYLVEDKIFVCCNCDSYIGRQSHMFPMSKEGPQGTYCNPSGIIHETVTLYHAQGLALSDNPPSINYTWFPGYAWTVATCKNCGDHMGWKFTAVQNNLKPKAFWGLIRKSLKNKEK is encoded by the exons ATGGACGCCAATGCAGATGATGACGGAACACACAGCGAATTag AATATCCAGAAAATAGACAAAATGATGTCGAAGAGGATTATTCAGAAGAAAATACAGATGAGACATCTATATCTACTGAAAGCACTTTTGACTTGACATTACCAGCAACACATTCT TATTTAGGACATAATTTAGAAGAACTTAGAGGGAGGACAATATTAGATGATGGACTTTACGTTAACTTGCCATTACTAGTGAAACAGTCTGTCATGTTATTTCCTGGACAAACATTACCAATGACAGTATTTGATGCACAGACCATTGATATGATAAGAACTTGCATTGAAAATGACCGGACATTAGGAGTTGTATGTTTGGGATATGATAAAATGGTACCAATAGGCACAACTGCTGAAATTTATGAGTGTATGTATGATCCTGATCAAGGTTTTCGTTTGAAAGCTAAAGGCAGGCAAAGATTTAAGATTCTCAGAGTTATAATTCAG GGATATGATAAAATATCAGCCCGTGTACAAGTTTTACCAGAAATAACGCTTGGGCCACCATTCTTAGACGAACGTATAGCCTCGTTGGATCATATGCGAATACATCCGAAAAATGAGGAAGATTTTAAGAAACaagaaaaagtagaaaatttaGATGCTGTAGTAACCCCTTGGCCTGCTTGGGTATACCGACAATATGATCCTTTAAGACTTTCGTTAAAAATACGACAACGTTTACAATTTATCGAAAGCA AAGGAAGTAGTATACCAGAAGATCCATCAGACTTATCATTCTGGGTTGCCCAAAATTTGTTACTAGATGATAATGAGCGAATCGTTTTATTAAATTACGATTGCGCAATTTCAAGGCTACAAAGAGAAATTAAATATCTAGTAGAA gataaaatatttgtttgttGTAATTGCGATTCTTATATTGGAAGACAATCACATATGTTTCCAATGAGTAAAGAAGGTCCACAGGGTACATATTGTAACCCTTCTGGTATTATACATGAAACTGTAACTTTATATCATGCGCAAGGCCTTGCCTTAAGTGATAATCCACCGTCAATAAATTATACGTGGTTTCCAGG ATACGCCTGGACTGTCGCAACGTGTAAAAATTGTGGTGATCATATGGGATGGAAGTTTACAGCAGttcaaaataatttaaaacctAAGGCATTTTGGGGATTGATACGTaaaagtttgaaaaataaagaaaaatga
- the LOC126924402 gene encoding protein cereblon isoform X2, producing the protein MDANADDDGTHSELEYPENRQNDVEEDYSEENTDETSISTESTFDLTLPATHSYLGHNLEELRGRTILDDGLYVNLPLLVKQSVMLFPGQTLPMTVFDAQTIDMIRTCIENDRTLGVVCLGYDKMVPIGTTAEIYECMYDPDQGFRLKAKGRQRFKILRVIIQGYDKISARVQVLPEITLGPPFLDERIASLDHMRIHPKNEEDFKKQEKVENLDAVVTPWPAWVYRQYDPLRLSLKIRQRLQFIESKGSSIPEDPSDLSFWVAQNLLLDDNERIVLLNYDCAISRLQREIKYLVEDKIFVCCNCDSYIGRQSHMFPMSKEGPQGTYCNPSGIIHETVTLYHAQGLALSDNPPSINYTWFPGRGFVS; encoded by the exons ATGGACGCCAATGCAGATGATGACGGAACACACAGCGAATTag AATATCCAGAAAATAGACAAAATGATGTCGAAGAGGATTATTCAGAAGAAAATACAGATGAGACATCTATATCTACTGAAAGCACTTTTGACTTGACATTACCAGCAACACATTCT TATTTAGGACATAATTTAGAAGAACTTAGAGGGAGGACAATATTAGATGATGGACTTTACGTTAACTTGCCATTACTAGTGAAACAGTCTGTCATGTTATTTCCTGGACAAACATTACCAATGACAGTATTTGATGCACAGACCATTGATATGATAAGAACTTGCATTGAAAATGACCGGACATTAGGAGTTGTATGTTTGGGATATGATAAAATGGTACCAATAGGCACAACTGCTGAAATTTATGAGTGTATGTATGATCCTGATCAAGGTTTTCGTTTGAAAGCTAAAGGCAGGCAAAGATTTAAGATTCTCAGAGTTATAATTCAG GGATATGATAAAATATCAGCCCGTGTACAAGTTTTACCAGAAATAACGCTTGGGCCACCATTCTTAGACGAACGTATAGCCTCGTTGGATCATATGCGAATACATCCGAAAAATGAGGAAGATTTTAAGAAACaagaaaaagtagaaaatttaGATGCTGTAGTAACCCCTTGGCCTGCTTGGGTATACCGACAATATGATCCTTTAAGACTTTCGTTAAAAATACGACAACGTTTACAATTTATCGAAAGCA AAGGAAGTAGTATACCAGAAGATCCATCAGACTTATCATTCTGGGTTGCCCAAAATTTGTTACTAGATGATAATGAGCGAATCGTTTTATTAAATTACGATTGCGCAATTTCAAGGCTACAAAGAGAAATTAAATATCTAGTAGAA gataaaatatttgtttgttGTAATTGCGATTCTTATATTGGAAGACAATCACATATGTTTCCAATGAGTAAAGAAGGTCCACAGGGTACATATTGTAACCCTTCTGGTATTATACATGAAACTGTAACTTTATATCATGCGCAAGGCCTTGCCTTAAGTGATAATCCACCGTCAATAAATTATACGTGGTTTCCAGG ACGTGGATTTGTTTCATGA
- the LOC126924404 gene encoding phenoloxidase-activating factor 2-like isoform X2, which produces MLLQNALQVFFVTGILRDRALAQDTITFGSNAVVSSTYSDTGYSCCVPRENCPYSNTGIDIRIVNGNSNCPAGQVCCCSSSSGNLVDSSCGVRKIPVSAHPQGQASYGAYPWQAALLTTNDVYVGSGVLITPNHVLTVAHKVASYTNGGLKVRLGEWDEQSTSETYPYQEYSIKRISIHSQFNSANLQNDVAVITLNSTVPISSSPNINTACLPSGIPAASTRCWVSGWGKDAFGTNGKYQSITKEVDVPIVDQSTCENALRQTRLGRSFMLNKNSFICAGGEQGKDACTGDGGSPLVCQFGNNQWQVVGIVAWGIGCATSNIPGVYVNVYNYIPWITQQITQSK; this is translated from the exons ATGCTTCTGCAAAATGCGTTGCAAG TTTTCTTCGTTACGGGCATTCTAAGGGACCGTGCTCTGGCACAGGATACGATTACTTTTGGCAGTAATGCAGTTGTGTCATCAA ctTACAGTGACACAGGTTATTCGTGTTGTGTTCCAAGGGAAAACTGCCCATATTCCAATACGGGAATCGATATTCGAATTGTTAATGGA aatTCGAATTGTCCCGCTGGCCAAGTGTGTTGTTGCTCGTCTTCTTCGGGAAACTTGGTTGACTCTAGTTGCGGTGTCAGGAAAATTCCAGTGTCTGCACATCCTCAAGGTCAAGCCAGTTATGGAGCATATCCCTGGCAAGCTGCACTTTTAACGACTAACGACGTTTATGTTGGTTCGGGTGTACTTATTACTCCAAACCATGTGTTAACTGTCGCCCACAAAGTAGCATCTTACac AAATGGCGGACTTAAAGTGAGATTAGGAGAATGGGATGAACAGTCCACCAGTGAGACTTATCCATATCAAGAATATTCAATTAAACGAATATCTATACACTCTCAATTCAATTCTGCTAATCTTCAAAATGATGTAGCAGTAATAACTTTAAATAGTACTGTTCCAATTTCAAGCAGTCCTAATATAAACACTGCATGTCTTCCTTCAGGAATACCTGCAGCTTCTACAAG atgtTGGGTATCAGGCTGGGGAAAGGATGCATTTGGTACAAATGGCAAATATCAAAGTATAACAAAAGAAGTAGATGTACCAATTGTTGATCAATCAACCTGTGAAAATGCTTTAAGGCAAACTAGGCTTGGACGTTCCTTTATGTTGAATAAAAATAGTTTCATATGTGCAGGGGGGGAACAAGGAAAGGATGCATGCACA GGTGATGGTGGTTCACCATTAGTATGTCAATTTGGTAATAACCAATGGCAAGTTGTTGGAATAGTTGCATGGGGTATTGGTTGTGCAACTAGTAATATTCCTGGTGTATATGTCAATGTGTATAATTATATTCCATGGATTACACAACAAATAACTCAGAGTAAATGA
- the LOC126924404 gene encoding phenoloxidase-activating factor 2-like isoform X1 yields the protein MLLQNALQGILVVYKSTKARQFEILFFFNSARSYKVQKIILRHSIMSYILFAVFFVTGILRDRALAQDTITFGSNAVVSSTYSDTGYSCCVPRENCPYSNTGIDIRIVNGNSNCPAGQVCCCSSSSGNLVDSSCGVRKIPVSAHPQGQASYGAYPWQAALLTTNDVYVGSGVLITPNHVLTVAHKVASYTNGGLKVRLGEWDEQSTSETYPYQEYSIKRISIHSQFNSANLQNDVAVITLNSTVPISSSPNINTACLPSGIPAASTRCWVSGWGKDAFGTNGKYQSITKEVDVPIVDQSTCENALRQTRLGRSFMLNKNSFICAGGEQGKDACTGDGGSPLVCQFGNNQWQVVGIVAWGIGCATSNIPGVYVNVYNYIPWITQQITQSK from the exons ATGCTTCTGCAAAATGCGTTGCAAGGTATCCTGGTTGTATATAAATCAACGAAGGCTCGCCAGTTTGAAATCTTGTTCTTCTTCAACTCTGCGCGCTCTTATAAAGTACAGAAAATTATTTTGCGACATTCAATTATGTCTTATATACTATTTGCAGTTTTCTTCGTTACGGGCATTCTAAGGGACCGTGCTCTGGCACAGGATACGATTACTTTTGGCAGTAATGCAGTTGTGTCATCAA ctTACAGTGACACAGGTTATTCGTGTTGTGTTCCAAGGGAAAACTGCCCATATTCCAATACGGGAATCGATATTCGAATTGTTAATGGA aatTCGAATTGTCCCGCTGGCCAAGTGTGTTGTTGCTCGTCTTCTTCGGGAAACTTGGTTGACTCTAGTTGCGGTGTCAGGAAAATTCCAGTGTCTGCACATCCTCAAGGTCAAGCCAGTTATGGAGCATATCCCTGGCAAGCTGCACTTTTAACGACTAACGACGTTTATGTTGGTTCGGGTGTACTTATTACTCCAAACCATGTGTTAACTGTCGCCCACAAAGTAGCATCTTACac AAATGGCGGACTTAAAGTGAGATTAGGAGAATGGGATGAACAGTCCACCAGTGAGACTTATCCATATCAAGAATATTCAATTAAACGAATATCTATACACTCTCAATTCAATTCTGCTAATCTTCAAAATGATGTAGCAGTAATAACTTTAAATAGTACTGTTCCAATTTCAAGCAGTCCTAATATAAACACTGCATGTCTTCCTTCAGGAATACCTGCAGCTTCTACAAG atgtTGGGTATCAGGCTGGGGAAAGGATGCATTTGGTACAAATGGCAAATATCAAAGTATAACAAAAGAAGTAGATGTACCAATTGTTGATCAATCAACCTGTGAAAATGCTTTAAGGCAAACTAGGCTTGGACGTTCCTTTATGTTGAATAAAAATAGTTTCATATGTGCAGGGGGGGAACAAGGAAAGGATGCATGCACA GGTGATGGTGGTTCACCATTAGTATGTCAATTTGGTAATAACCAATGGCAAGTTGTTGGAATAGTTGCATGGGGTATTGGTTGTGCAACTAGTAATATTCCTGGTGTATATGTCAATGTGTATAATTATATTCCATGGATTACACAACAAATAACTCAGAGTAAATGA
- the LOC126924403 gene encoding inhibitor of growth protein 3 isoform X1 gives MLYLEDYVEMIEHLPQELRDRFTEMREMDLGVQNSMDSLEKKVKIFFANVKKMKPSEKEAEYEAIRREYYKTLEDADEKVHLANQMYDLVDRYLRRLDQELHKFKMELEADNKGITEILEKRSLELDQPPTNSSQKENRYSFTTSSRSRDNHSHSRAEKRRDSNASSTSIEKRLAIEKISPSLPESRPASANSGPIIAATSVPSTPTAIANSVGSVSYNLGHIGAGGNAIAAAASQAIAATQQMQHGRRTASLKASYEAINTGGVHAAEFSRELAGAAQTAIAAIQQETTKKHKKKVTAVPSSSVVAASVQQPVSPPVITTNTQVVDSDNPDWTYDPNEPRYCICNQVSYGDMVACDNSDCPFEWFHYPCVGITAPPKGKWYCPQCTSSMKRRGGRKN, from the exons ATGCTTTACTTGGAAGATTATGTTGAAA TGATCGAGCACCTACCACAAGAATTAAGAGACCGGTTCACAGAAATGAGAGAAATGGACTTAGGTGTACAGA ATTCAATGGACAGTTTAGAAAAAAAAGTAAAGATTTTTTTTGCAAATGTAAAAAAGATGAAACCTAGTGAAAAGGAAGCAGAATATGAAGCTATTAGAAGAGAATATTACAAAACTTTAGAGGATGCAGATGAGAAGGTGCATTTAGCTAATCAGATGTATGACTTAGTAGATAGATATTTGAGAAGATTAGACCAGGAATTGCACAAATTTAAAATGGAGCTAGAAGCAGATAATAAAGGTATCACAGAAATACTGGAGAAAAGGTCATTGGAGCTAGATCAACCACCTACGAATAGTAGCCAAAAAGAGAATCGATATAGCTTTACAACATCCAGTAGGTCACGAGACAATCATAGTCATT cTCGAGCAGAAAAAAGGAGAGATTCAAATGCATCTTCTACATCAATAGAAAAACGCTTAGCTATAGAAAAAATTTCTCCAAGTCTTCCTGAATCGCGACCAGCTTCTGCAAATTCAGGACCAATTATCGCCGCTACTAGCGTGCCATCTACCCCTACAGCAATCGCGAATTCTGTTGGTTCTGTGAGTTATAATCTTGGTCACATAGGAGCTGGTGGAAATGCTATAGCAGCTGCAGCATCACAAGCAATTGCTGCGACGCAACAAATGCAGCACGGCAGACGTACTGCCAGCTTAAAAGCTAGTTATGAAGCCATTAACACTGGAGGTGTACATGCAGCCGAATTTAGTAGAGAATTAGCTGGCGCTGCTCAGACCGCCATTGCAGCTATACAGCAAGAAACAACTAAAAAGCATAAAAA AAAAGTAACTGCTGTCCCAAGTTCGAGTGTAGTTGCTGCCTCTGTTCAGCAACCTGTATCACCTCCAGTTATAACTACAAATACACAAGTTGTAGATTCAGATAATCCAGATTGGACTTATGATCCAAACGAACCAAGATATTGTATATGTAATCAAGTATCTTATGGGGATATGGTTGCCTGTGACAATTCAGAT TGTCCTTTTGAATGGTTTCACTATCCATGTGTGGGTATCACTGCACCTCCAAAAGGAAAGTGGTACTGTCCTCAATGTACATCTTCTATGAAGAGACGTGGAGGTCGGAAAAACTGA
- the LOC126924403 gene encoding inhibitor of growth protein 3 isoform X2 has product MREMDLGVQNSMDSLEKKVKIFFANVKKMKPSEKEAEYEAIRREYYKTLEDADEKVHLANQMYDLVDRYLRRLDQELHKFKMELEADNKGITEILEKRSLELDQPPTNSSQKENRYSFTTSSRSRDNHSHSRAEKRRDSNASSTSIEKRLAIEKISPSLPESRPASANSGPIIAATSVPSTPTAIANSVGSVSYNLGHIGAGGNAIAAAASQAIAATQQMQHGRRTASLKASYEAINTGGVHAAEFSRELAGAAQTAIAAIQQETTKKHKKKVTAVPSSSVVAASVQQPVSPPVITTNTQVVDSDNPDWTYDPNEPRYCICNQVSYGDMVACDNSDCPFEWFHYPCVGITAPPKGKWYCPQCTSSMKRRGGRKN; this is encoded by the exons ATGAGAGAAATGGACTTAGGTGTACAGA ATTCAATGGACAGTTTAGAAAAAAAAGTAAAGATTTTTTTTGCAAATGTAAAAAAGATGAAACCTAGTGAAAAGGAAGCAGAATATGAAGCTATTAGAAGAGAATATTACAAAACTTTAGAGGATGCAGATGAGAAGGTGCATTTAGCTAATCAGATGTATGACTTAGTAGATAGATATTTGAGAAGATTAGACCAGGAATTGCACAAATTTAAAATGGAGCTAGAAGCAGATAATAAAGGTATCACAGAAATACTGGAGAAAAGGTCATTGGAGCTAGATCAACCACCTACGAATAGTAGCCAAAAAGAGAATCGATATAGCTTTACAACATCCAGTAGGTCACGAGACAATCATAGTCATT cTCGAGCAGAAAAAAGGAGAGATTCAAATGCATCTTCTACATCAATAGAAAAACGCTTAGCTATAGAAAAAATTTCTCCAAGTCTTCCTGAATCGCGACCAGCTTCTGCAAATTCAGGACCAATTATCGCCGCTACTAGCGTGCCATCTACCCCTACAGCAATCGCGAATTCTGTTGGTTCTGTGAGTTATAATCTTGGTCACATAGGAGCTGGTGGAAATGCTATAGCAGCTGCAGCATCACAAGCAATTGCTGCGACGCAACAAATGCAGCACGGCAGACGTACTGCCAGCTTAAAAGCTAGTTATGAAGCCATTAACACTGGAGGTGTACATGCAGCCGAATTTAGTAGAGAATTAGCTGGCGCTGCTCAGACCGCCATTGCAGCTATACAGCAAGAAACAACTAAAAAGCATAAAAA AAAAGTAACTGCTGTCCCAAGTTCGAGTGTAGTTGCTGCCTCTGTTCAGCAACCTGTATCACCTCCAGTTATAACTACAAATACACAAGTTGTAGATTCAGATAATCCAGATTGGACTTATGATCCAAACGAACCAAGATATTGTATATGTAATCAAGTATCTTATGGGGATATGGTTGCCTGTGACAATTCAGAT TGTCCTTTTGAATGGTTTCACTATCCATGTGTGGGTATCACTGCACCTCCAAAAGGAAAGTGGTACTGTCCTCAATGTACATCTTCTATGAAGAGACGTGGAGGTCGGAAAAACTGA